From Sporocytophaga myxococcoides, the proteins below share one genomic window:
- a CDS encoding glycosyltransferase, whose product MLKDKNIICLGNNMWESNFTNTMAEIMTVLSSDNKILHIDYAFSFKDFLRGPKAIPFKKTLGIEPRLREVTTRVNSTINVLSPPPVLPINIIPSHSLFMKLLRVNALIVEYTIRKAIDHLKIKDPIVVSGFNPYYGTMLAGRLGEILNIYYCYDEIATGWNSNHGVLVENDYINKADVVITTSEILFHNKSCKTKDCYLIKNGVDFNRFYLHAEKVRQTKRKVIGYTGSIDDRFDIDTMIYLIENLPEVEFLFAGRTPDENAFRTLSKFSNTRWLGAKKPEEIPAIIGEIDLGVVPYLVNEYTKSVYPLKFNEYLAVGKPVVSSEFANLSEFKPYIRFAASRESFLNAVKEELNNDNENKKKERIKFASGNSWLNRAEDFSSIIENALERKNILKSAI is encoded by the coding sequence ATGCTAAAGGATAAAAATATAATCTGCCTTGGAAATAATATGTGGGAAAGTAATTTCACAAATACAATGGCAGAAATTATGACTGTTTTAAGTTCAGACAATAAAATTCTGCATATAGATTATGCATTTAGTTTTAAAGATTTTTTAAGGGGCCCCAAGGCTATTCCCTTTAAAAAGACATTAGGAATAGAACCAAGGTTGAGGGAAGTAACAACCAGAGTTAATTCAACTATTAATGTGTTAAGTCCTCCGCCAGTACTTCCTATCAATATTATACCTTCTCATTCACTTTTTATGAAATTATTAAGAGTAAACGCCCTCATTGTAGAGTACACAATTAGAAAAGCTATTGACCATCTCAAAATCAAAGATCCGATTGTTGTTTCAGGATTTAATCCTTATTATGGAACAATGTTAGCAGGTAGGCTGGGAGAAATATTAAATATCTATTATTGCTATGATGAAATAGCAACAGGATGGAACTCCAATCATGGGGTTTTGGTAGAAAATGATTATATAAATAAAGCTGATGTTGTAATTACCACTTCTGAGATTCTATTTCATAATAAAAGTTGTAAAACAAAAGATTGTTATTTAATTAAGAACGGGGTTGACTTCAATCGATTTTATTTGCATGCAGAAAAAGTAAGGCAGACAAAAAGGAAAGTAATAGGATATACAGGAAGTATTGATGATCGATTTGATATTGATACTATGATATATTTAATAGAAAATTTACCTGAAGTTGAATTTCTTTTTGCAGGTAGAACTCCGGATGAAAATGCATTTCGTACTTTATCCAAATTTTCAAACACAAGATGGTTAGGAGCTAAAAAACCTGAAGAAATCCCGGCAATAATTGGGGAGATAGATTTGGGAGTTGTTCCTTATTTGGTAAATGAATATACAAAAAGTGTCTACCCATTAAAGTTTAATGAATATTTGGCTGTTGGTAAACCTGTGGTTTCATCAGAATTTGCAAATCTATCGGAGTTCAAGCCTTATATTCGTTTTGCCGCTTCGAGGGAAAGTTTTCTGAATGCTGTAAAAGAAGAATTGAATAATGATAATGAAAATAAGAAAAAAGAAAGAATAAAGTTTGCATCTGGTAATTCTTGGCTGAATCGAGCAGAAGATTTTTCTTCTATCATTGAAAATGCATTAGAGAGAAAAAACATTTTAAAATCTGCGATTTGA
- a CDS encoding FAD-dependent oxidoreductase, with the protein MKTNIDYLENKSVVVIGAGISGCTLALYLAKKGYKVQVYEKRMNLINNNEIKKRTVGMSISERGITTLKDLDLYDSYKSLLVPKYGRAVHLRSGQVYSQFYGANREAIYTVNRKHFNFYLMDACLKTGNVEFFYGHKLEKINVDDKKLTFITNTNYSIDDQDNSCSTEKVVKYEYLFGCDGTFSCVRQRLVDQGLVDATLTTLDYRFKEIYIPPRNGEYVLDPNYVHIWNIAELLFVALPDGKKGFNGTLFYTESSEVNKLKDNEKLFEFVQENCQFLSFIDKDQFIQEFNSNPESKISEVKCNNWNYQNQILLVGDAAHAMPPFYAMGMNTCIESVRVFAHLIDEFGGDISKAISHFTERRIIDTEAMKAMANRNYKKLRKCHNKDFDEKWNQAHEAMKQSNGEYETEYFQVAFTNKPFSQIVEKYGQGVDVEENGLPLISH; encoded by the coding sequence GTGAAAACGAATATTGATTATTTAGAAAATAAGTCTGTTGTTGTTATTGGGGCAGGCATAAGCGGTTGTACTTTGGCTTTGTATTTGGCGAAGAAAGGTTATAAGGTGCAGGTATATGAAAAAAGAATGAACCTTATAAATAACAATGAAATCAAGAAAAGGACAGTAGGGATGTCAATCAGTGAAAGAGGAATTACTACTCTTAAAGATTTGGATTTGTATGATAGCTACAAATCATTGTTGGTGCCTAAATACGGGCGTGCTGTACATTTAAGAAGCGGTCAGGTATACTCACAATTTTACGGAGCTAACAGGGAGGCTATTTATACAGTCAACAGAAAACATTTTAATTTTTATCTGATGGATGCTTGTTTGAAAACAGGCAACGTGGAGTTCTTTTATGGACATAAACTGGAAAAAATTAATGTAGATGATAAGAAGCTTACATTTATTACAAATACCAATTATAGTATAGATGACCAGGATAATAGCTGTAGCACTGAAAAAGTTGTTAAATATGAATATTTATTTGGCTGTGACGGTACTTTCTCATGTGTCAGACAACGTCTGGTGGATCAAGGTTTGGTAGATGCAACACTTACTACTCTGGACTACAGATTCAAAGAGATTTATATACCTCCTAGAAACGGCGAGTATGTATTAGATCCGAATTATGTTCATATATGGAATATAGCTGAACTTTTGTTCGTTGCACTGCCAGATGGGAAGAAGGGCTTTAATGGTACCTTGTTCTATACAGAATCTTCTGAAGTAAATAAATTAAAGGACAATGAGAAGTTGTTTGAATTTGTGCAGGAGAACTGTCAATTCCTTTCCTTTATTGATAAAGATCAGTTTATTCAGGAGTTCAACAGCAATCCAGAATCTAAGATCTCTGAGGTAAAATGCAACAATTGGAACTACCAAAATCAGATATTGCTGGTAGGAGATGCAGCCCATGCTATGCCTCCTTTTTATGCTATGGGTATGAATACCTGTATAGAGAGCGTTAGGGTTTTTGCTCATCTCATTGATGAATTTGGTGGAGATATTAGTAAAGCCATTTCTCATTTCACTGAAAGGAGAATTATCGACACTGAGGCTATGAAAGCTATGGCTAATAGAAATTATAAAAAACTTAGGAAGTGCCATAACAAAGATTTTGACGAAAAATGGAACCAGGCACATGAGGCCATGAAACAGTCGAATGGGGAATATGAGACAGAGTATTTTCAGGTAGCATTTACGAATAAACCTTTTAGCCAGATTGTTGAAAAATATGGTCAGGGAGTTGATGTTGAAGAAAATGGCTTACCACTTATTAGTCATTAA